Proteins encoded by one window of Candidatus Poribacteria bacterium:
- a CDS encoding LamG domain-containing protein has protein sequence MKRLTVLMLLVSIFFYFGVAGELQNTIAEAIGVWLFDEGNGNKVKDASGNEHDGEIVGEVAWVDGKFEKALEFDGGHVLVPHEDVMNLRQWTMTAWIKVPKIVDPYQVIVGKEAWPNRNYTMWIRPGVMTFGFTLPGGAQDLQVGSKVVTDNQWHFVAGVYDEKNLIPYVDGERFNPRGAAGKPATSGAPLIIGAQGPNGRNGPLKGIIDEVAVYNTALDEDGITEVMEGLTKQFQAVEAVGKLAVTWGSIKESSK, from the coding sequence ATGAAAAGGCTAACTGTTTTGATGCTCCTCGTGAGCATTTTTTTCTATTTTGGCGTTGCTGGCGAACTTCAAAACACGATTGCCGAAGCGATCGGCGTATGGCTTTTTGATGAAGGCAATGGAAACAAAGTTAAAGATGCGTCAGGTAACGAACATGACGGTGAAATCGTTGGTGAAGTCGCATGGGTTGATGGGAAATTTGAGAAAGCACTCGAATTTGACGGTGGACATGTGCTTGTACCACACGAAGATGTCATGAACCTTAGACAGTGGACGATGACGGCATGGATAAAAGTGCCTAAGATTGTTGATCCATACCAAGTGATCGTCGGTAAAGAGGCGTGGCCAAACCGAAATTATACGATGTGGATTCGACCGGGTGTGATGACATTCGGGTTCACACTCCCCGGCGGTGCCCAAGATTTGCAAGTAGGTAGCAAAGTGGTAACCGACAATCAATGGCACTTCGTCGCAGGTGTATATGACGAGAAGAACCTCATTCCTTACGTCGATGGCGAGCGATTTAATCCACGAGGTGCCGCTGGAAAACCTGCAACGAGTGGGGCACCTTTGATCATCGGTGCACAAGGACCTAATGGAAGAAACGGACCCTTGAAAGGTATCATTGATGAGGTTGCCGTTTATAACACAGCGTTAGATGAAGACGGGATCACTGAGGTAATGGAAGGACTCACAAAGCAATTTCAGGCAGTAGAAGCAGTAGGAAAATTAGCCGTGACATGGGGATCTATTAAAGAAAGTAGCAAATAG
- a CDS encoding Gfo/Idh/MocA family oxidoreductase, translating to MSKYRSAIIGCGGRAYGHANAYQQISRGELVACANRSDVARREKFSETFGITGYGDAEQMLRTEQPDLVHLVTMPDQWRELMPMVSEFGVPACLVEKPIACGVEDWRLLCELEKRTATKFGVGKQYRWHPGLIGCQKIVQSGELGKIHLLDFSCGMNLSAQGTHIIDWAMSLNNDSPIVRVFGTVSGVASLDSTYPAPDASSCQVLFENGVYGFWNTGFVSPRIIDDEAIYKHCRVAAYSENGHVLFEEFGGWEIFSKQKIENHQTTPDEWRENNDLAQARLTEAMFDWIEDDDRPVGTNLKLALHQFNAILGIYASAISCKPIDLPFEPPVDLDSQLREILSCV from the coding sequence ATGTCGAAATATCGGAGTGCGATCATCGGTTGTGGCGGTAGAGCCTACGGTCACGCGAATGCCTATCAACAGATTTCACGAGGTGAATTGGTTGCGTGCGCAAACCGATCCGATGTCGCCCGGCGTGAAAAATTCTCCGAGACCTTCGGTATTACCGGCTATGGGGATGCCGAACAGATGCTTCGCACAGAGCAACCGGATCTGGTTCATCTCGTTACAATGCCCGATCAGTGGCGCGAACTCATGCCGATGGTGTCAGAATTTGGCGTGCCGGCGTGCCTTGTTGAAAAACCGATCGCTTGTGGTGTTGAAGATTGGCGTTTATTGTGCGAACTGGAAAAGCGAACGGCTACGAAATTTGGCGTAGGGAAACAATACCGCTGGCACCCCGGACTTATCGGTTGCCAAAAGATAGTGCAGAGTGGGGAATTAGGAAAAATTCACCTTTTAGATTTTTCGTGTGGGATGAACCTCTCCGCCCAAGGCACGCACATCATCGATTGGGCGATGTCTCTGAATAACGATTCTCCAATCGTCAGAGTCTTTGGAACTGTGAGTGGTGTTGCGTCGCTTGACAGTACCTATCCAGCACCCGATGCGTCTTCGTGCCAGGTCCTGTTTGAAAATGGTGTCTATGGGTTCTGGAACACCGGTTTTGTGTCCCCTCGCATCATAGACGACGAAGCTATCTACAAACACTGTCGTGTTGCCGCATACAGCGAAAATGGTCATGTTCTCTTTGAGGAATTTGGTGGGTGGGAAATCTTTTCCAAACAAAAAATAGAAAACCATCAAACGACTCCTGATGAATGGCGTGAAAACAACGACCTCGCGCAAGCGCGTCTGACAGAAGCCATGTTCGACTGGATTGAGGACGATGACCGTCCAGTCGGGACAAATCTGAAGTTGGCGTTGCATCAGTTCAACGCGATTTTGGGTATCTATGCGAGTGCAATCTCTTGCAAACCGATTGACCTCCCTTTTGAACCCCCTGTAGATTTGGACTCACAACTTCGCGAAATTTTGTCGTGTGTTTGA
- the rpe gene encoding ribulose-phosphate 3-epimerase, with protein sequence MSTSNTVSSEPYVHIAPSVMCADLCNLEADIRELEAAGINMLHFDLMDAHFVPNMPIGIAPIQQLRSKTDCAFDIHLMVENNDFFVDAVAEIGVQQIAVHVESATHLDRTLSLIQAHGIKAGAALNPATPLSVLHYVLERLDFVLIMTVNPGFAGQKVVPATLQKIAECRTFLDEHGVSLSIEVDGNVSFENIPKMVSAGADILVGGTSSVFQKSGSRAENVQRTQQAITLGLAERKTIVVS encoded by the coding sequence TTGTCTACTTCAAATACGGTATCTTCAGAGCCGTACGTCCATATCGCACCATCGGTGATGTGCGCGGATTTATGCAACTTAGAAGCCGATATTCGGGAATTGGAAGCTGCTGGCATTAATATGCTTCATTTTGATTTGATGGACGCGCATTTCGTTCCGAATATGCCGATTGGGATCGCACCTATTCAGCAATTGCGCTCAAAGACAGACTGTGCTTTTGACATTCACCTCATGGTGGAAAATAACGATTTCTTTGTTGACGCGGTTGCAGAGATCGGTGTCCAGCAGATAGCGGTTCATGTTGAATCGGCGACACATCTTGATAGAACGTTATCTCTTATTCAAGCACACGGCATTAAAGCAGGGGCGGCACTCAATCCAGCAACACCTCTTTCTGTGTTACATTATGTCTTGGAGCGGCTTGATTTTGTGCTCATTATGACGGTGAATCCTGGATTTGCAGGACAGAAAGTAGTGCCAGCGACCCTCCAGAAAATTGCGGAGTGTCGTACTTTTTTGGACGAACACGGTGTTAGCCTATCCATTGAAGTTGATGGTAACGTGAGTTTTGAAAATATCCCGAAGATGGTATCCGCTGGTGCGGATATTTTAGTCGGTGGCACGAGTAGTGTTTTCCAAAAATCCGGTTCGCGCGCTGAGAATGTCCAACGGACGCAGCAGGCTATTACACTCGGACTCGCAGAGAGAAAAACAATAGTTGTTAGTTAA
- a CDS encoding galactitol-1-phosphate 5-dehydrogenase produces the protein MEALVLHGIGDLRLEQIPVPHLSDGEVRVRIGFCGVCGSDIPRIFVKGTYSFPTVCGHEFAGIVDACGPGVEGFSHGDAVVVFPLLWCGTCSACEHGQYVQCHDYDYLGSRSDGAFAEYVVAPVANLIPVPQGVTLEEASMTEPAAVALHALCRAQTAPVGKVVAIFGAGPIGLMAAQWARIMGAAEVFLFDIVAEKLELARCLGFDNVFDSATEEPIEVVNARTDDKGAHICIEAAGVPATYRNALGSVGRGGSVVLLGNPAADVTLPAALISQLMRREVSIFGTWNSDYSAAGNDDDWRTVLQAMASGVLTLMPLITHKVPLADSSDMLRKMRDKSEFYAKVLIHPSEK, from the coding sequence ATGGAAGCACTTGTCCTTCACGGAATTGGAGATTTACGATTGGAACAGATTCCAGTACCGCATCTCTCTGACGGAGAGGTCCGCGTCCGAATCGGGTTCTGTGGGGTCTGCGGTTCCGATATTCCGAGGATTTTTGTCAAGGGCACTTATAGTTTTCCAACGGTTTGTGGACACGAATTTGCTGGTATCGTTGATGCGTGTGGTCCTGGCGTTGAGGGTTTTTCACACGGTGATGCTGTCGTTGTTTTTCCGCTACTCTGGTGTGGCACCTGTTCAGCGTGTGAACACGGACAATATGTTCAGTGCCACGATTATGACTATCTCGGTTCACGAAGCGACGGTGCCTTCGCGGAATATGTTGTCGCACCAGTGGCAAACTTGATACCTGTGCCACAAGGCGTGACATTGGAAGAGGCATCGATGACTGAACCTGCTGCAGTCGCACTACACGCGCTCTGCCGGGCGCAAACAGCACCCGTTGGAAAGGTTGTTGCTATTTTCGGTGCTGGACCGATCGGATTAATGGCAGCCCAGTGGGCAAGAATAATGGGCGCGGCGGAAGTATTTCTCTTCGATATCGTTGCGGAAAAGCTGGAATTAGCGAGATGCCTCGGCTTTGATAACGTTTTTGATAGCGCGACTGAAGAACCGATTGAAGTGGTGAACGCACGGACTGATGATAAAGGCGCGCATATCTGTATTGAGGCAGCGGGAGTACCTGCCACCTATCGCAATGCGCTCGGCAGTGTTGGACGCGGGGGAAGCGTCGTTTTGCTCGGTAATCCTGCTGCAGATGTGACGCTACCTGCTGCACTTATATCTCAATTAATGCGGCGGGAGGTATCCATCTTCGGAACCTGGAATTCTGATTACAGCGCGGCAGGCAATGACGATGATTGGCGGACTGTACTTCAAGCGATGGCATCTGGTGTATTAACACTTATGCCCCTGATAACACATAAAGTTCCGCTGGCAGATAGTTCTGACATGTTACGTAAGATGCGGGACAAAAGTGAATTTTACGCGAAAGTTTTAATTCATCCATCGGAGAAATAG
- a CDS encoding alcohol dehydrogenase catalytic domain-containing protein, whose translation MKAAILESLDNLSVREVPEPEIDDDAALMRIEAVSICGSDVRILHHGNPRVEPPTIIGHENSGVIVKTGKNVTRVKEGDRVSIGADVPCGQCHWCRDGLGNNCDINYAIGYQIPGAFAQYMKLPRLVLEEGPVTPFDETLSFDEAALAEPLACAINGLELVNMSLGKTVVIIGLGPIGCMMIDLARVMGATKVIGVQRSKLRMEIAKFYEADAYIASEEEDVIERCKGETGGEGPDIVVTTCASVKAHEQAVEMVAHRGYVNLFGGLPKTMRPMSVLSNVIHYKECFVTGSHGCVPRHHELAVRLLEKDLVRVKPLITHHFPLTEIDKAFEAMESRQGMKIMIHPHQEEKGT comes from the coding sequence ATGAAAGCGGCTATACTTGAAAGTCTTGACAATTTAAGCGTGAGAGAAGTGCCTGAACCCGAAATTGACGATGATGCCGCTTTAATGCGCATTGAAGCCGTCAGTATCTGTGGCTCTGATGTCCGCATTCTCCATCACGGCAATCCAAGAGTCGAACCCCCTACCATTATTGGGCATGAAAATTCCGGTGTCATCGTTAAAACAGGCAAGAATGTAACGCGCGTCAAAGAGGGTGATCGGGTTTCAATCGGTGCGGATGTCCCTTGTGGGCAGTGCCATTGGTGTAGGGATGGACTCGGAAACAATTGCGACATCAACTACGCTATCGGCTATCAAATTCCGGGTGCTTTCGCGCAGTATATGAAACTGCCTCGCCTCGTTTTGGAGGAAGGACCGGTCACGCCATTTGATGAAACACTCAGCTTTGATGAAGCTGCCCTCGCCGAACCTCTCGCCTGTGCTATCAATGGACTTGAGCTCGTCAATATGTCTCTCGGCAAAACTGTCGTCATCATCGGTCTTGGACCGATTGGATGTATGATGATTGACCTTGCGCGGGTTATGGGTGCCACGAAAGTCATAGGTGTACAACGGAGCAAGCTCCGGATGGAGATCGCAAAGTTTTATGAAGCGGATGCTTACATCGCTTCTGAAGAGGAAGACGTGATCGAGAGATGCAAAGGGGAAACAGGGGGCGAGGGACCCGATATCGTGGTTACCACGTGTGCTTCTGTTAAGGCACACGAGCAAGCCGTCGAAATGGTAGCACATCGGGGATACGTTAATCTGTTTGGTGGGTTACCGAAGACCATGCGTCCGATGAGTGTTCTCTCCAATGTTATCCACTATAAAGAGTGTTTCGTCACAGGTTCACACGGGTGTGTACCGCGGCATCACGAGTTGGCGGTCCGTCTCCTTGAAAAAGATTTAGTCCGTGTGAAACCGCTTATCACACACCATTTTCCACTTACTGAGATTGACAAAGCGTTTGAAGCAATGGAATCCCGACAAGGGATGAAGATAATGATACACCCGCATCAGGAGGAGAAAGGGACGTAA
- a CDS encoding adenine phosphoribosyltransferase: protein MHDFSRFIREIPDFPQRGIFFKDITPLLGNPTAFHKVIDEFALRYKLEAIDVVTGTEARGFIFGAALAYRLGVGFVPIRKRGKLPHRTHEATYDLEYGYDVVAIHEDAFPKHSRVLVCDDVLATGGTLAASIELIEKLEGHIVGVAVLIELTELNGREKIPNYDIFSLIKY, encoded by the coding sequence ATGCATGATTTTTCGCGATTTATTCGAGAAATACCCGACTTTCCGCAACGGGGTATTTTCTTTAAAGACATCACGCCACTTTTAGGAAATCCAACCGCTTTCCATAAAGTAATTGATGAGTTCGCACTCCGTTATAAATTAGAAGCAATTGATGTTGTTACGGGAACTGAAGCACGCGGCTTCATTTTCGGTGCAGCACTTGCTTATCGGCTCGGTGTTGGTTTTGTCCCTATCCGAAAAAGGGGTAAGTTGCCTCATCGGACACACGAAGCCACTTATGATCTTGAATACGGTTATGATGTCGTTGCAATTCATGAAGACGCATTTCCTAAACACAGTAGAGTACTCGTATGTGATGATGTCTTGGCAACTGGAGGGACACTTGCTGCATCCATAGAACTCATTGAGAAACTGGAAGGACACATCGTTGGTGTTGCTGTTTTAATTGAGTTGACCGAACTCAACGGGAGGGAAAAGATTCCGAACTACGATATTTTTTCGCTCATTAAATATTAG
- the secD gene encoding protein translocase subunit SecD has translation MYRFSIWKIVLIVGVLLFSVLYLIPTPDRFYNPLYGNLPLWMQEKLPPFEVTEDNALKVNLAEVEYPEGVNFQDATFELQDVFRVHLRKLELEEILDYEFDTTEAREFYVRLISEKARQNPRATLDNLNLYGSLPTVLRRLIPDNRLKLGLDLKGGVHLVLEVDLETSKTELLREHIISIPERLRTEDVLCREVKQIEGQDTLNVFVGIPSRLRSDSGEKAEYLEKAQRLLNEIEFFEDAQVSAESEMQSTYQLALSDRGIQRYSEQAIEQVLIVLRNRVDAFGVSEPSIRREANRPRIIVELPGAKDSSKPLQIVKTMGRLEFKLVEKSPTGGNFWSGTSDTPIPDNIPEGSEIRYHYETGNWYVLQSPVLLSGDRITDAGPSTGRTSFDIVVSMSFDSIGRRKFAQVTGDHVGEHLAILLDEKVQSAPVIQDQIVGNAIIQGNFTYEEASYLSNILKAGAFPVGVQIAEERTVGPTLGQESIDDGILAALIGLGGVLVFMLIYYRLSGIVAIIALVFNMFIILGALAGFGAALTLPGIAGLVLTIGMAVDANVLIFERIREELRTGKTVWSAIESGYQRAFITILDANLTTFFTALVLYHFGTGPIKGFAITLGIGILASMFTAIVVTREIYGWAIGNRDVQKLSI, from the coding sequence ATGTACAGATTTAGTATCTGGAAAATTGTTTTAATCGTCGGGGTTTTGCTGTTTTCTGTGCTATACCTCATCCCTACCCCGGATCGCTTTTACAATCCGTTGTATGGAAACCTACCGCTTTGGATGCAGGAAAAACTCCCACCCTTTGAAGTCACTGAAGACAACGCTTTGAAGGTGAACCTTGCAGAAGTAGAATACCCCGAAGGAGTCAACTTCCAAGATGCAACCTTTGAACTTCAAGATGTCTTCCGAGTCCATTTAAGGAAACTTGAACTTGAGGAGATACTTGATTATGAGTTTGATACCACTGAAGCACGCGAATTTTATGTTCGATTGATCTCGGAGAAAGCGCGTCAGAACCCGCGCGCAACACTCGACAATTTGAACCTATATGGCAGCCTCCCGACTGTCCTTCGGCGGCTTATACCCGATAACCGATTGAAATTGGGGTTGGACCTCAAAGGGGGTGTTCATCTCGTTCTTGAGGTAGATTTAGAAACCTCCAAAACGGAACTGCTCCGCGAACATATAATCTCGATCCCCGAACGGCTTCGCACTGAGGACGTTTTGTGTCGAGAGGTTAAACAGATAGAGGGACAAGATACATTGAACGTATTTGTCGGCATCCCTTCCAGACTCCGGTCAGATTCGGGTGAAAAGGCGGAGTATCTGGAGAAAGCCCAACGTCTCCTCAACGAGATCGAATTTTTTGAAGATGCCCAAGTCAGTGCTGAATCGGAGATGCAGTCCACATACCAGTTGGCACTCAGTGATCGCGGCATTCAGAGGTATAGCGAGCAAGCGATTGAACAGGTGCTGATTGTTTTGCGAAACCGTGTTGACGCATTCGGTGTTTCTGAACCCTCTATCCGACGAGAGGCAAATCGTCCGAGAATTATTGTTGAACTCCCCGGTGCCAAGGATTCCTCAAAGCCCCTACAAATCGTTAAGACGATGGGGAGGCTTGAGTTTAAACTTGTTGAGAAGTCTCCTACCGGTGGAAATTTCTGGAGCGGGACTTCCGATACACCTATACCGGATAATATTCCAGAAGGTAGCGAAATCCGCTATCACTATGAGACCGGCAACTGGTACGTGTTACAAAGTCCTGTTCTGTTGAGCGGTGACCGTATTACCGATGCTGGACCCTCCACAGGTAGAACCAGTTTTGACATTGTCGTTTCGATGAGCTTTGATAGCATTGGCAGACGCAAGTTTGCGCAAGTTACAGGTGATCATGTCGGTGAACACTTGGCGATTCTACTTGATGAAAAAGTCCAGTCTGCTCCTGTTATCCAGGACCAGATTGTCGGAAACGCTATTATTCAGGGAAACTTCACGTATGAGGAAGCGAGTTACCTTTCCAATATCCTGAAAGCCGGTGCTTTTCCGGTAGGCGTTCAGATCGCTGAGGAGCGCACTGTCGGTCCGACCCTCGGACAAGAATCCATTGACGACGGTATTCTCGCTGCACTCATCGGTTTGGGTGGCGTTCTGGTTTTCATGTTGATTTACTACCGTTTATCTGGAATAGTTGCCATTATCGCGCTCGTCTTTAATATGTTCATCATTCTCGGTGCGTTGGCGGGCTTCGGTGCGGCGTTGACACTTCCGGGTATCGCTGGACTTGTGCTGACGATTGGGATGGCTGTTGACGCGAATGTGCTAATCTTTGAGCGTATTCGCGAAGAGTTACGAACCGGTAAGACCGTCTGGTCGGCTATTGAAAGCGGCTATCAACGGGCGTTTATAACGATTTTAGATGCCAATCTTACGACATTCTTTACTGCACTTGTCCTTTATCATTTCGGGACAGGTCCGATTAAAGGGTTTGCGATAACGCTTGGTATTGGTATCCTCGCGAGTATGTTCACAGCGATTGTCGTTACGCGCGAGATATACGGCTGGGCAATCGGAAATAGGGACGTGCAAAAACTTAGCATTTAA
- the secF gene encoding protein translocase subunit SecF gives MELLKDTNFDFISKHRTGFVISAIIIFIGLVFLGIHQGPNFGIDFRGGVKIQAKFNRAVTEAELQTKLTEIGYERVKIQIDASKNEAFISMGHRPEFQQQLINIPVMADPGDATATSLQVSRAAQKAHLLEVGETVQLIDGSTQQRNEIVARDDAAEDGTIQLTFAKPFGIDLSANATIQVQASVGRILTDVLLEGGNDWQALAGGVNVSEVGPSVGQDLKWAALWSVLGAIAILLLYISWRFEFRFAIGAIAALVHDVLITLGLFAVLSKEINLPTVAAFLTIIGYSLNDTIVVFDRIRENSQTLRGTDYVTVLNRSINQSLSRTVITSLTTLFVVLVIFLVTGAGEEINTFALALIVGVMVGTYSSVFIASPILYLWSRRQPPQEA, from the coding sequence TTGGAATTACTTAAAGATACAAACTTTGATTTTATCAGTAAACACCGCACTGGATTCGTCATTTCAGCGATAATCATTTTTATCGGTTTGGTTTTCCTCGGAATTCATCAAGGCCCGAATTTCGGAATCGACTTCCGTGGTGGCGTTAAGATCCAAGCGAAGTTCAACAGGGCAGTCACTGAAGCCGAGTTGCAAACCAAACTCACCGAAATCGGCTATGAACGCGTCAAGATACAGATAGATGCGAGCAAAAACGAAGCGTTCATCTCTATGGGACATCGACCTGAATTTCAGCAACAGCTGATTAATATCCCTGTCATGGCAGATCCAGGTGATGCAACCGCGACCAGTCTTCAGGTGAGTCGCGCTGCTCAGAAAGCGCACCTGTTGGAGGTCGGTGAAACCGTCCAACTCATTGATGGTAGTACGCAGCAACGCAACGAGATTGTCGCACGTGATGATGCTGCCGAAGATGGCACAATTCAGCTGACGTTCGCAAAACCCTTCGGAATTGATTTGAGTGCGAATGCCACTATCCAAGTCCAAGCGAGTGTTGGTAGAATCCTCACAGATGTCCTCCTTGAGGGTGGAAACGACTGGCAGGCACTTGCTGGTGGGGTCAATGTCTCTGAAGTCGGACCGAGCGTTGGACAGGATCTCAAATGGGCAGCGCTTTGGTCAGTACTCGGCGCAATCGCCATCTTACTGCTGTATATCTCTTGGCGATTTGAATTTCGTTTCGCCATCGGTGCGATCGCTGCCCTCGTCCATGATGTACTTATCACTTTAGGTCTCTTTGCAGTGTTATCAAAGGAGATTAACCTGCCTACCGTAGCAGCGTTCCTCACCATTATTGGATATTCGCTCAATGATACAATCGTCGTGTTTGACCGAATTCGGGAAAACTCGCAAACTTTACGCGGGACTGACTACGTTACAGTTTTGAACAGAAGCATCAATCAATCGCTCAGCCGGACGGTTATCACCTCCTTAACAACGCTATTTGTTGTGCTGGTTATTTTCCTCGTCACCGGTGCGGGGGAAGAAATTAACACGTTTGCTTTAGCACTTATCGTAGGTGTGATGGTAGGCACGTACTCTTCAGTGTTCATCGCGAGTCCGATTCTGTATCTCTGGAGTCGAAGACAGCCGCCGCAAGAAGCTTAA
- a CDS encoding sigma 54-interacting transcriptional regulator gives MNLPKPVISDNSRRIIGESAPMQVVLRQVAQVAPTKATVLITGETGVGKDVIAQAIHESSPRKDRPFKAVNCGAFYKDLLQSELFGHEKGSFTGATTQRRGVFEQADGGTLFLDEVAEMSPEVQVKFLRILETQEFTRLGGERNIKVDVRIIAATNVDLAASVKEKKFRQDLYYRLNLFRIQIPPLRDRREDIPSFVSAFVSELSAEHGKPITGITSEALNYLQNANWYGNVRELRNAIETAIILATTEELQLKDFPMDAEPEQVSLLPVEAPGTQLAPTRVVDTTDDNTELLDVTGEALQVVDTTSSAIATENIAIYKTILGLILSAIRLLEPAAVTTDEEMPFLIPDEDTSWMQISETDDAAGVLKKALEVLSTIAKVLENRAQEGSLATLARSQSSKMPIAAPVGQQGGSQGEYLPVLDAEEVIGRVGMTMAEIERAAIQKTLAEAGGNKTEAAKILDIGVRTLHRKLDAYRQETGDADNGRDEG, from the coding sequence ATGAATCTTCCAAAACCCGTTATCAGCGATAATTCACGCCGCATTATCGGTGAATCCGCACCGATGCAGGTCGTTTTACGTCAAGTCGCACAGGTCGCACCGACGAAAGCCACTGTCCTCATCACAGGCGAAACAGGTGTTGGTAAAGATGTCATCGCACAGGCGATCCACGAAAGTAGTCCACGTAAGGATAGACCGTTCAAAGCGGTCAACTGCGGCGCGTTTTACAAGGATCTGCTTCAGAGTGAACTCTTCGGGCATGAGAAGGGATCTTTTACCGGGGCAACAACCCAACGGCGTGGCGTGTTTGAACAGGCAGATGGTGGCACGCTCTTTTTAGATGAAGTCGCCGAAATGTCACCTGAAGTACAGGTGAAGTTTCTGCGTATCCTTGAGACACAAGAATTCACACGACTCGGTGGTGAAAGAAATATTAAGGTCGATGTCCGAATTATCGCCGCGACAAATGTTGATCTTGCGGCATCGGTTAAGGAAAAAAAGTTCAGGCAAGATCTCTATTACCGCCTAAATCTTTTTCGTATCCAGATTCCACCCTTGCGTGATCGTCGCGAAGATATCCCGTCCTTCGTTTCTGCCTTCGTTTCTGAATTAAGCGCAGAACATGGTAAACCCATTACCGGTATAACCTCAGAAGCACTCAATTATCTCCAGAATGCTAACTGGTACGGCAACGTGCGTGAACTTAGAAACGCCATAGAAACCGCTATTATCTTAGCCACGACTGAAGAACTGCAACTTAAAGATTTCCCGATGGATGCGGAACCTGAACAGGTTTCCTTGCTTCCTGTTGAAGCCCCTGGCACACAACTCGCACCTACGCGGGTGGTTGACACAACCGACGACAACACCGAACTTCTTGATGTAACCGGGGAAGCCTTACAGGTCGTCGATACGACCAGTAGTGCGATCGCAACAGAAAATATCGCCATTTACAAAACGATTCTCGGGCTTATCCTCTCTGCAATCCGTCTGCTTGAACCCGCTGCCGTCACCACTGATGAGGAGATGCCGTTCCTTATTCCAGATGAGGATACCAGTTGGATGCAAATTAGCGAGACGGATGATGCGGCGGGTGTCCTCAAAAAAGCGTTGGAAGTGCTTTCAACGATAGCCAAAGTGCTTGAGAATCGGGCACAGGAGGGAAGTTTGGCGACGCTTGCAAGAAGTCAATCTTCAAAAATGCCGATTGCTGCGCCGGTGGGACAGCAGGGTGGTTCACAGGGTGAATATCTGCCGGTGCTTGATGCGGAAGAGGTCATCGGTAGGGTCGGTATGACAATGGCGGAAATTGAACGCGCAGCGATCCAAAAGACTCTCGCCGAGGCGGGGGGCAATAAAACAGAGGCAGCGAAGATTCTTGATATTGGGGTGCGAACACTACACCGCAAGTTGGACGCTTACAGACAGGAAACTGGCGATGCAGATAATGGGCGGGATGAAGGATAG
- a CDS encoding Uma2 family endonuclease — protein sequence MAEIQRNQPKSKSLSAQPTLLTAEDLWKQPDDGYRYELVKGIIHKMPPAGFEHGIRSAKIGRHLDAYVERHKLGYVCSAETGFKIAQNPDTVRAPDAAFVRQATIDERGILKGYWEGAPDLAVEVISPGDTYTEVAEKVDEWLNAGCSMVWVVNPRRETVEVYRSPEDITVLRGNDILEGGDVIEGFQCYVRDLFI from the coding sequence ATGGCAGAAATACAAAGGAATCAACCAAAATCAAAATCGCTATCCGCTCAACCTACACTCTTAACAGCTGAGGACCTGTGGAAACAGCCTGATGATGGGTATCGGTATGAATTGGTGAAAGGGATAATACATAAAATGCCACCAGCTGGATTTGAACATGGGATCCGATCGGCTAAAATTGGAAGACATCTTGATGCGTATGTTGAAAGGCACAAATTAGGCTATGTCTGTAGTGCCGAAACAGGATTTAAGATTGCTCAAAATCCAGATACTGTGCGTGCACCAGATGCTGCGTTTGTTCGTCAAGCCACGATTGATGAACGGGGTATTTTAAAAGGATATTGGGAAGGCGCGCCCGATCTCGCCGTTGAAGTTATCTCTCCAGGGGATACCTACACTGAAGTCGCAGAAAAGGTGGATGAATGGTTAAATGCGGGGTGTTCGATGGTGTGGGTTGTGAATCCGCGTCGAGAAACAGTAGAAGTGTACCGGTCTCCTGAGGACATTACCGTTTTGCGTGGGAACGACATCCTTGAGGGTGGCGATGTGATTGAAGGGTTCCAGTGTTACGTCCGAGATTTATTCATTTAA